The Mugil cephalus isolate CIBA_MC_2020 chromosome 8, CIBA_Mcephalus_1.1, whole genome shotgun sequence genome segment TTCTAAAGTCTGGCTTGTTACCGCGCTCTAGACAAGACCCTGTCTATGTGTGGAGCCCTATTATCGGCCAGTGTTCAAAGACCTGTGGAAATGGTAAAAAATGTATACAGTACTTCATAGAGcatataccgatcaggcataacattatgaccaccttcctaatattgtgtaggtctcccttgtgccagttgtgactcatcagagaatggacatgggccttctgagggtctcctgtggtgtctggcaacacagtgttgttagtgggggtctttgggtcctgtgggttgatgggaggggactctgtggatcatatcactgataagtttgggatctagtgaatttggaggccaggccttgtgctgtttttgtgttttcctaaaCGGTTTCTGAGTTTGGGGTgtgggcgcctggtctggtctaggtgggtggtacatgtctaagtaacgttcATACGAATGCCCggtccaaaggtttctcagcagaacattccATTGTCAacagatggtcaacgttatttacttctcctgtctcctgtggttttaatgttgtggctgatcaatgtaaATAGTCCATCGCAGTGAGACACACATTTTTTCAGGTATAACATCTCAAAGCCCACTGCTTGTGTGCTGTAGGAACTCTGCAGGTGTGGTTTTCTTGTGTGGACCACCAGACCAGACTGGGTGTGCCTGACTTCCACTGTGACGCGTCCACCAAACCTGAGCCACAGTCTGAGATATGCAACCCTTCCTCCTGCCCTCCTATGTGAGACACAGTATTTAACATGCATATGGGGCCCAGCATTTGCTGTACAATGCTATGCCCTATTTCTACATGCTTGCTTTCTGCATCAAAGCTATTACATGTGTATATTTAGAGCCGAAAGTTTAAAATATGGGattcaaaatgaaagcaatGTTTTTATAACCACCAGGTGGCACTCTAAGCAAGGGGTCTGCAGTGTAACGTGTGGAGGAGGGGTGGCCAACAGGGTGCTGTACTGTGCTCGAGAAgctgaaggggaggaggaggttttgGAGGATTCAGAGTGTACGGACCTTCCCAAACCCACGGCAGTGGTTTCATGTAACACTCACAGCTGCCCAGCAAGGtaactcacacacaaacacacacacacacacacacgtctgagCCAAATTTGTGCAAAGCCAAAAATCATCTCACCACTGTCACTTGTCCAGATGGAAGGTACTCAGTACATCGCCCTGCTCTGTGTCCTGTGACCTGGGTGTAGCTCAGAGGACCGTGTCTTGTCTTCAGTTTCTCCACGGTAAGGAGAGCGTGGTGCCAGAGGACAGCTGTCATGCAGCTATCAAACCAGCCACCACGGTGCCCTGCCTGGTGCAAGTCTGCACCTTTAGGTGGGAAGTGAAGCCATGGAGCCAGGTACAATTTAGAGGACAAAGATTAGAATGGATCACTGATTTATTGATTAAccaatagataaaaaaaaaagttgtcccAAGACACAGTAGTTTTTAGCATCAAAAATGCACAGCCCTACATTATTTTGCCACTTTTCTTCACCCAGATACTGATTATTGTGTGATACATCATGTCTGTTTATAACTGATGTTGCCGAGCCAGTGGACCGCCCTGACAGACCGTGTCGTGTTGCTCTTCAGTGTTCAGTGTCCTGTGGATACGGGATCCAGTCCAGAGCCGTGTCCTGCATGGGCCCCTCTAAGCCGGAGCCCCTCAGCCCTACATTTTGCATGCACATGCCCAAGCCAATCACCATCCAGGGCTGCTACACGGGCGGCTGCGGAGACGCACTGCCCACATCGACTGTGGCTCCTGATGCCGCCTCTACAATGCGTGCTGTCGAGAAGGTAGACCTCACAGAGAGTCCGCACCCATCTCCCAGTCTGACCCATGAAGATACACCACGGCACCGCAAGGGCCATCTTCGTCCTAGCCCAACAGAGGCCATCACCATCCCTCAAATTGCCACAACCGTGATCCCAACCCCTAAATCCAGTAAGCAGACTGACAATTTGAGGACTCATCatcaaatgaaagcagagagtGATTATAATAAGTGTGCTCTCTTCTAGGTGCATGTGGACAGCTACTCCTGGAGGAATCAGGCACGGTGGATTTGAAAGATGCTTCCCACCGTTGCACAGTATCCATAGGTCGTCCCCTCGATGAGGTCATTCACATTAAGGTGATATCTAGCTCCTTGGACTGCAGAAAAAGTAAGTCTAATTAGAAAGGTGGTTGCAGCCCTTTCCTTTGCAGTGGCCACTGCAGCAAACTTAACATGTGTGACATGCGTTGTTCCAGAGGAGTACGTGGCCTTCTTTGACCGGCTGGCACTCGTGAGGAAGTGCGCGCAGTTAGCAAGCAGTGAGCTGACCACCAGAACCAATGTCCTGATGGTGCGTCAGAACCTGCTCACTCCTGGGAACGGGATGGTCTTTACCTACGGTTCACAGAAAAATACGAAGAGGAGCCATCAGGGTAAGATGGAAGATTGTGGGAAGGTCCGAAATGTATTGGAAGGTAAGGACGGTGATTAATGAAGAAGGATGCTTCAGTTTGAGAGGACGCAGCTACAATTGATTTGAGCCCCTTGTAGGAGCCAAAGGGGTTGGAAATTTTCCATCCAGAGatacaaaatatgaaactgtgaAAGTAAATGAAATCAGACATCAAAGTCCTGCAAAGGTTGTTGCTATAGTTtagcattttttctttctttcagattttCATCTTGTTGTGTCGCATAGCATAATAGAATGCCATAGATCGTAATCAGCAGCTGACACACTCTCACAAGTTCAACCATTTTCAGCTTCTCTGGCATTCTGTCGCATCTGCATTGAACAGCATGAAGACCGTGCAGGTGATGTCATGCGCACCAAAGATTAAATATACCTCCCATTTGCCTCACAGCCTGCGACATTCAGCTGTTTTCGCCGAGTGGTGTCTTTGAGAATCCAGTAACGTCCAACAATAACCACACCTGTCGAGTGCTCATCAATGCCCCTCCCTCAGTGAAGATCAGGATCCAAGCTCTACACATAGGATTAGTATTCAACGCCACCAACTCCCAGTCCACATACATTATGGTGCATACAAGCTTTTCAACACACGTTTCAATATGCTACATTCTTGATAGTGGAATAAGTGCAATAACGCCTGGGATGTTCTTTTGTCTCTTGTTCAGATCCGAGATATGGACGTCTTGAAGACCAATGTGTTTAAAGGCCAGCAGCTGTTTCACTGGCACTCTTCTGGAAATATGGCCGAAATGGAATTTCATGGAGACTACTTGCATTCCAAAGGGAGCTTCAGAGCTGAATATTCCTTTATACGTCTCTGATACTAGATGTTAACTATTCTCGGGAGGTTTTGATcgatttatatgttttttaacatttctttagtttacaatacttttttttgtgattaaCAGTAATTAACAGTCACTTCAAAGCTGCTGAGCACAAAATCTTCAGCAAGATCTTTCTGTCAAATGGGTTGTTTTGCCAAAGTGTTAATTCTTTTGACcgtaaataaaacataaacaaaccaaCCAAAAATCTTTAGTTTAAATGAGAACTGTCATTTTGAGGCCTGCACCGTGAACCGCTTAAGTACAAATAAAGTTATAACAATTTGCAAATCCATATACATATAAcacaatatattaaaatatagaaATTCCATCACAGACAACTGCTGCTTGTCTTAAAGGCAGTGCAATGACAACTAAACATTACATTTCCCACAATCCCATTGGTAACAGGTTTAGCCTTAGCTTCAACACACTCAGTACATTGTGCGTCCATGCCAGAGTGGCGTCCTGCCAACGACTCCAGCACCGGTTCAGTTCCAGCTCCCACACAAAACCGAGCCAGCCTCCTACGTGGGATCAGTGTTTGGCCGTGGCCGTGTCTTCCAGGAGAGCTCTCATGTCTAACAGTGCTTCCTCTACAGCTTGGGCAAACTTGGCAGCGTGCGTCTCCTCACAGCTGTTGAAGGCTGTGATGGCGATGTTGATGTGCTCATCCATGGGATTGTAGCACACTCCATAGCCATCTGGCACCATTGGACCAAAGCACATCACACAGTCTGTCTTGGAGCCAACCTAGACACAGAGGCCGGAGAGATGAGGGCAAATACGCAAGTAAACAAATATGAGGACAAATCATAATTTGCTCCGAAATAACAGACTGTTGGTTTTTCTTAGATGCAACTGTACCTGGCTGGTAGAGAGATTATAGTGATTAGCAACAGCAAAGGAGGTATCCATGAATATCTCTGGCATTGAGGTCAGATCTTCAATACCCTGTAACCTCAGACCGAGGAGGTGCCTGTCAATGGCCTGTCCATGAAttgcctgaaaaacaaaaagtttaaaaccGAGACTCAGCCGATGGCATTTCTTAAAGACGGTATTTTTAAAGATGAACCCCGGCTCTCACGTTGTATGTGTTTTCCTTATGCGTCTCAACAGCCTTCTGAAGCAACGCCAACCTCTCTGTGTTCTGTTGGAAAAAATGACTGCTCAATCTAGACATCTCACACGGTGCACACGGCGCATCAACTGCGGAACAGTGTAACGGTACCTGTTTGGATGGGTCCTGCATGGCCTGGACGAACTCAAACGACTGTACAGTAGTTGCGCGGATTGCGTCTGTTCGTCCATATTTAAACATTCTTAACGATGCGCTCTCATAGGTGGAGCAGCAAACGTTATACATCCTAGAATTCaagcacagaaatgaaaatgatttatgaTTTGTCCCCTGGAGGTAGATTGATGAGTAAACAATGTCAGTACAATCTACTGTACATTACAGTTGTAGATAAACTATGAGAGGATTTCTTACCTGAAGTAGGCAAGCTGAAGAGCCATCTGCACAAAGGCATCTGGACTTAGCTTATGTTGCTTAGGCACCTTTTTCCCATAATGAGAAAACATGAGCACCTTGACATCCAAGTCTTGTACCATTctaacaaaaggaagaaaatacagAGTtaaacaaaatggctgccttcaggttgaaataataaaaaaataataatcataaatgaACTGTACatacatgttcatgttttgtttggcTTTCTCGATGTCTCTCTTGATCTCAGGTGTGATGTTAAATCGTAGTTTCTGAGGCATTGTCAAAGGAATCATAGGGGAGCGAACTATTTCAGTCCTCTGCCTGTTGACGAAAATGTGAACTGATGAGTCAGTCCGAGTTCATctgacaacaggaaaaaaatgctcATCAAAAAGGCTTAAAGAAACCTACATGTATTTAACAACGTGATCGATGAGAAACACAATGGGCGGACCCTCGGCAGGCGCATGTTCGTACACCAGTCCACAAGTACCGTCTTCTCCAACGATGAACTGAGGACGATTTGAAAGCACCTTCAAACCTTGAGTCATTTCCAAAGTCAGGTTGACTATTTTAAGTAATTTCTCTCAAACCGACCTGTAACGTCTTGTCAAACCAACGGTTGCCGCTGTTCCAGCGAGCTCCTCCTCCGTGCAGCATCTGAGCAGCCACGCGGCTCTGATAGAGCTCATCTGACACCCGCGGCATGGGAGCATccaaacaaactgtgaagaTGCTTTTCTGGATTGCACGGACCGACTCCTTGTTTGTCTtatctgagaaaagaaaaatatttcttaCACTCGCGTATGCTCTTTCTAACTATAGAACACAACTAGCGGTCCCTGAGGTTTTGTCCCCTCCTCTTCTCACCCTTAATGAGGTTGTTATAGGCCTTCCCCCAGGTGTTGCGGTGCTGTGATGTGAGGATGCCAATCGGTTCCTTGTTAGTCTGCAAAGAGGAGTTCCAGATCTTCTCCAACTGCATGTAAATCTGATCTACTGTTAGAGGGCTACCGTCGCTGTTGTACACATCCAATACAAAGAACTGCAGGAGGCAAGAAAGGTTCAATTAGATTCTGTAGATCTCACAGattctgtatttcttttagcATTCTACGTATGATAACACTGCTATAAAAATTGCTGCTATTCAAATGTCTGAAGTGCTAAAGGGCCATGTAGGTCACCTGGAAGTTGTGGACGACGGTGATGTGAGTAGGGGCTGTTTTCCCGATGGCGTGATTTACAACAGTGTCTCTCTTTGGTCCGGGAATACGACAGGAGGACAGGATCTGGTAATACTGGTCCATACACAGTGGCTTTCCACTCAGATACTCTACAGGCAGAGTATCGCTATGACACAATGAGATTCGTGCAGTTTTGTAAACCAACAGTCAGTACCGAGCTCTCTGTCACAACAGTGCAGTGTTTGAAACGTACGTGTCAATCATTTTTTTGAAGTCCAACACTCCTGCGATTAGTCTCGCCGCAAATCTGCAGAGAAGAAACCATGATGTGACTGAAATGTAGTACAGTGTATCCAAACATCATTCTGTATTAATGCTGCACTAGTGCTCAAACATTATAAAATTCTACTGTTAATAATCAACTCCAAATGGGGACATTCACGAGTAAATGACATTCCATGTTATTCAGTATTAACAATGCATCCATACCATTCCAGCATCGGCAACATTTATATTAGCACGCATTATAACATTATAGGGCCACAATGTCCACTGCATATCCGATGGGTCACAGTAGTCAAAAACAGCTGAGCAACGGTATGAGAAGCTTTAAATAGCCAGCATGTAAAGAGACGACTGTGCAAAGGTCAGACTGAGACTCCGGCTTCATAGGAGCTTGTTTATACTATACTTCAACACAAACTAAATCACTTTAGGAAACAGCTTTATGACTGTGCTTATACTCCCGACAATTATGAGAAAGGTTGCTGGGAGTCAGGAAATGTACATCGTTAGAAGTACCAGCTCCTCTTTTATGTGATTGGAGAGACTTGTTTAGTAAGTTAAGCACTTTGTCCTGGTTTCTCACCTCATTTGTCCTTGGCGATCTTGAAAGTGCATCCGGGGGAGCACGACTCCGGGGCTGGTGTAAACCGCCACGGGCATTCGGCAGTCTAAATAGGCCGACTGCATCCACCATTCTGTCAGCTATGTAAAAGCAGCAGTCAGGCAGGATCATACATATTAGGATACACAACTCCATATAGTAAACGTCCACGTAACTTCTTGGCCCGTGATACAGAGCTCAGTCCAAATTAAAACCATGTGCATCTGATTAAACCCCCTCAATAGAGCCTGAGCACAGTTATTTAATCAAGGCACTTTCAACATTTACCTTCTATCAAAGACCACGTTTCAGTGTGTTCGCCcagctaaataaaatcaaaagaaCATGTACCCAGTTGTCTGTCTTGCGTGCCCGTCGTTCCAGTTCTTTCTGAAGCCGTTGTCCCACACCACCGTTGAGGAACTCGTGAACCAGCTCCCGGGTGTAATCCAGCTCCTCCTTGCTGACGATGGGCTCCAGAGCGGCTAAGTAGCGCTCGCATGTTTGCTTCAAGGGTGGCACAGGAAGCTTAGGCAAACCCTCCTGGTTGACCAGGGTCCTTTCAGGGATCTGTATTATCGGTCTGACCAGGCGACACGGCTTCGTCACGCCTGGCCGCAGCTGTAGGACGTGAAGTAGTTACGCACAAACTCTACCATTACAGATTACGCGGGCAAAAAGCACACGAATATGTGAATCGTTGCACTGATTATTAATCTTAACTGTTGACGTTTAAGCCTATGGATAATCACTGAAGTTAAACCAGAAGTTTAACTCCAAAGTGATGCCAGAAGTTTAACTTAAGTGGACTGCAGATGTGACTTATGTCCCAAATCTCAGGTGTcaacatgttgttgttatgtGTATGCCATCAAAGGCTGCAGAATTAAATGACTATTTGTGACGGATTCAGAGTGTGAACATTTCCACAGATGCTTTACAGTGGGACAATTTAGTCTGTGAAAACTGACACCAAAACAAGAGAAGGAAGCATTTGCAGTATTTGTTTGGACCcactgctgcagcctctgccAGCATATAAATAGAAGGTTGACACAGCTGAGCCTGGTAGATGGCTCTAAACTAAAACAAGCATACATGAAAGATCACATCCTCAACTATTTATCAACATCCAGTCATTAAATAagcaaaaaatggaaaaggcaGAATGGCTGCAAAAAATGGTAGCCAATAAATTTCACATTATGTTTTTGTAATGTAAAGCCCGCGGGAGTCAAATAATGAACTTCCGGTTGgtataatcaaaataaaactattttgacCACTGTTAGTTGCGGAGTTGTTGCATTATTAGCataacagaacaaaataaacagcatAAAGAACAATTCTATAATACTAAGAGTGGATTCTGTTTGGGCTGTAActgcttttatatttctgtttccgGTGTCCTTTTAGCAACACAGGCGTTAAGCTAACGTTAAGTTGTGCTCTCGGCTAAACTAGCTAACATTATGCAAAATGTCACATCTAGATGACATGCTAAACACGATCTGAACTGACCGTCCGACACAACATAACATTAGTGAAACATCCGCTGAGTTATATTTTAACCTTATTTGTCACATTGTTGCTGCCCCGTACCGCGCCCCACCCCCTTCACAGTGATGCCGTAACACCAATGTTGCTGTGCTTGTAATTACGCAGTTAAATGCATGtagaaaagacaacaacaacagcagcacactCACCACGGTTCTGACAAAAACACCCAGCATCTTGTCAGACAGACGCGCTAACGTCTTTGACTGTCCCGGGAATATAGATGGGAAATGCTAGGGAAGTCATGTCTCAAGGACAAGCACTGTCTGTTCTCAGTTGTCTGTGTCCGCCCCCCTTCGGATCCATGGAGCAAAGACAAGTACCAACACTCCCCTAAAagtcccgttttttttttagtggagtCTGATACATAGGAGACTCCTGTTTCTATAAGGGACCCTTTACACAAAGTCTTGTAGCACGAAACATTACGCGTTAATTTATTTGAAGAAATAAGCCAGTTAGTAATCGGGCCATTAATAAAcgtatttttttacttttagttatAAGAGTAGTTATAGTTAGTCCCTatattgtaaaatatttaataatcaTATGAAAAATACAAGGTCACCAAACCCATAGAAATAGGCTGTAACTTAAACACACTTTCATACACAATATATTTAGTGAAACAAGTCATGTGATCGGGAGCAGAAGCTTCAATGTAAAGCCAATACAtcggtgttttttttaaatgatgttagTTTTTATTGATTAATCAAAGCAGGCCCtgatataaataatacattacaGAATGATATTCTGTGGAGCTGGTGCATGAGGCTGTATAGTCCGTCACCGGCCACATGGTGGTGCTCGTCCAACATCCTTCCAGAGAAACAGAGTTGACTCATTTCTTCAGGAAATAGGCTACAAACCAAATACAGACTCCAGTACCCCCCAAAAAACGGCTACCCAGAACATACAATGAACTTATACTGTGTGAAGAAATGATATTAATTGGCACGAGA includes the following:
- the zgc:154046 gene encoding carnitine O-acetyltransferase-like translates to MLGVFVRTVLRPGVTKPCRLVRPIIQIPERTLVNQEGLPKLPVPPLKQTCERYLAALEPIVSKEELDYTRELVHEFLNGGVGQRLQKELERRARKTDNWLTEWWMQSAYLDCRMPVAVYTSPGVVLPRMHFQDRQGQMRFAARLIAGVLDFKKMIDTDTLPVEYLSGKPLCMDQYYQILSSCRIPGPKRDTVVNHAIGKTAPTHITVVHNFQFFVLDVYNSDGSPLTVDQIYMQLEKIWNSSLQTNKEPIGILTSQHRNTWGKAYNNLIKDKTNKESVRAIQKSIFTVCLDAPMPRVSDELYQSRVAAQMLHGGGARWNSGNRWFDKTLQFIVGEDGTCGLVYEHAPAEGPPIVFLIDHVVKYMQRTEIVRSPMIPLTMPQKLRFNITPEIKRDIEKAKQNMNIMVQDLDVKVLMFSHYGKKVPKQHKLSPDAFVQMALQLAYFRMYNVCCSTYESASLRMFKYGRTDAIRATTVQSFEFVQAMQDPSKQNTERLALLQKAVETHKENTYNAIHGQAIDRHLLGLRLQGIEDLTSMPEIFMDTSFAVANHYNLSTSQVGSKTDCVMCFGPMVPDGYGVCYNPMDEHINIAITAFNSCEETHAAKFAQAVEEALLDMRALLEDTATAKH